A stretch of the Musa acuminata AAA Group cultivar baxijiao chromosome BXJ2-7, Cavendish_Baxijiao_AAA, whole genome shotgun sequence genome encodes the following:
- the LOC135616904 gene encoding L-ascorbate oxidase-like, producing the protein MGSLLYVSCIISLLLQAGLASMTRHFEWEVGYMYASPDCEEKILLGINGQFPGPTIRAKAGDTIHVEMKNALHTEGVVIHWHGIRQYGTPWADGTASISQCATNPEETFVYIFQVDKAGTYFYHGHYGMQRAAGLYGSLIVEVADGEEEPFHYDGEINLLLSDWYHQSIYDQMVGLSSKPFRWIGEPQSLLINGRGQYNCSLAAHLMEGSSTCKLTSKDCAPVVLPVLPGKTYRLRVTSTTSLSSLNLAIGNHKMMVVEADGNYVEPFTVDDMDIYSGESYSVLINTDQNSSSNYWLSVGVRGRKPNTQPALAIINYQPNSPSKLPESSPPVTPEWNDYNHSKSFSRKILARQGTPKPPSHAERQIALLNTQNKINGYTKWSINDVSLALPPTPYLGSMRYHLKDAFDPNTPPDNFSSDYDVMKPPKNPNSRQSSNAYVIQFNSTVDVILQNANVLADNVSEIHPWHLHGHDFWVLGYGDERFEEKDASQFNLKNPPLRNTVVIFPYGWTAIRFVADNPGVWAFHCHIEPHLHMGMGVIFAEGVDLVTMIPIDAITCGMTAKELMNNSLPQ; encoded by the exons ATGGGCTCGCTTCTGTACGTCTCTTGTATCATCTCACTCCTGCTGCAGGCTGGCTTGGCTTCAATGACCAGGCATTTCGAGTGGGAGGTGGGTTACATGTATGCGTCGCCGGACTGCGAGGAGAAGATTCTACTTGGGATCAACGGCCAGTTCCCCGGACCGACCATCCGCGCCAAGGCCGGCGACACCATCCATGTCGAGATGAAGAACGCCCTTCACACCGAGGGAGTTGTCATCCACTGGCATGGCATCAGACAG TATGGAACACCATGGGCTGATGGAACAGCTTCCATCTCACAGTGCGCCACCAATCCTGAAGAGACTTTTGTTTACATATTTCAGGTCGATAAG GCAGGAACATATTTCTACCACGGGCATTACGGGATGCAGAGGGCGGCCGGGCTGTACGGGTCTTTGATAGTGGAAGTGGCCGACGGGGAGGAGGAGCCCTTCCACTACGACGGAGAGATCAACCTATTGTTGAGCGACTGGTATCACCAGAGCATATATGACCAAATGGTGGGACTCTCTTCCAAACCCTTTCGATGGATTGGAGAACCCCAG TCACTGTTGATCAATGGGAGGGGGCAGTACAACTGCTCGCTGGCCGCACATCTGATGGAGGGATCGAGCACATGCAAGTTAACAAGCAAAGATTGTGCACCGGTTGTGCTCCCTGTGCTTCCGGGCAAGACATATAGGCTGAGAGTTACAAGCACCACCTCGCTTTCATCTCTCAATCTGGCCATTGGC AATCACAAGATGATGGTGGTGGAAGCAGATGGCAACTATGTTGAACCATTCACTGTCGATGATATGGACATATATTCAGGTGAAAGCTACTCAGTACTCATCAACACAGACCAGAATTCATCATCAAACTATTGGCTTTCCGTTGGTGTCAGGGGAAGGAAACCCAATACCCAACCTGCTTTAGCTATCATAAATTACCAACCTAATTCCCCATCTAAGTTACCTGAATCTAGTCCTCCAGTTACGCCCGAATGGAATGACTATAACCACAGCAAGTCGTTCTCTCGCAAAATCCTAGCCCGACAAGGCACACCAAAGCCCCCATCACATGCTGAACGGCAGATCGCCCTGCTCAACACACAAAACAAAATCAATGGTTATACCAAGTGGTCTATCAACGACGTCTCATTAGCTCTTCCTCCCACTCCTTATTTAGGGTCCATGAGATATCATTTGAAGGATGCATTTGATCCTAACACGCCACCTGATAACTTCTCCTCAGATTATGATGTGATGAAACCTCCTAAAAATCCTAATTCGAGACAAAGTAGTAATGCATATGTGATCCAGTTTAACAGCACCGTTGATGTAATTCTTCAAAATGCAAATGTCCTCGCTGACAATGTCAGCGAAATACATCCATGGCACTTGCATGGGCATGATTTCTGGGTGCTAGGATATGGGGATGAAAGGTTTGAAGAGAAGGATGCATCGCAGTTTAATCTAAAGAATCCGCCACTCAGAAACACAGTAGTGATCTTTCCTTATGGTTGGACAGCAATAAGGTTTGTGGCAGACAATCCTGGAGTTTGGGCATTTCATTGCCATATAGAACCACATTTACACATGGGCATGGGTGTAATCTTTGCTGAAGGTGTTGACCTTGTAACAATGATACCAATAGATGCTATAACTTGTGGGATGACGGCAAAGGAGTTAATGAACAACAGCCTCCCACAGTAG
- the LOC135616906 gene encoding L-ascorbate oxidase-like, translating into MSSLLYVSCIISLLLQAGLASKTRHFEWEVGYMYASPDCEEKILLGINGQFPGPTIRAKAGDTIHVEMKNALHTEGVVIHWHGIRQYGTPWADGTASISQCATNPEETFVYIFQVDKAGTYFYHGHYGMQRAAGLYGSLIVEVADGEEEPFHYDGEINLLLSDWYHQSIYDQMVGLSSKPFRWIGEPQSLLINGRGQYNCSLAAHLMEGSSTCKLTSKDCAPVVLPVLPGKTYRLRVTSTTSLSSLNLAIGNHKMMVVEADGNYVEPFTVDDMDIYSGESYSVLINTDQNSSSNYWLSVGVRGRKPNTQPALAIINYQPNSPSKLPESSPPVTPEWNDYNHSKSFSRKTLARQGTPKPPSYAERQIALLNTQNKINGYIKWSINNISLALPPTPYCWGWRSKEKQNTTIRVKRILSTQEN; encoded by the exons ATGAGCTCGCTTCTGTACGTCTCTTGTATCATCTCACTCCTGCTGCAGGCTGGCTTGGCTTCAAAGACCAGGCATTTCGAGTGGGAGGTGGGTTACATGTATGCGTCGCCGGACTGCGAGGAGAAGATTCTACTTGGGATCAACGGCCAGTTCCCCGGACCGACCATCCGCGCCAAGGCCGGCGACACCATCCATGTCGAGATGAAGAACGCCCTTCACACCGAGGGAGTTGTCATCCACTGGCATGGCATCAGACAG TATGGAACACCATGGGCTGATGGAACAGCTTCCATCTCACAGTGCGCCACCAATCCTGAAGAGACTTTTGTTTACATATTTCAGGTCGATAAG GCAGGAACATATTTCTACCACGGGCATTACGGGATGCAGAGGGCGGCCGGGCTGTACGGGTCTTTGATAGTGGAAGTGGCCGACGGGGAGGAGGAGCCCTTCCACTACGACGGAGAGATCAACCTATTGTTGAGCGACTGGTATCACCAGAGCATATATGACCAAATGGTGGGACTCTCTTCCAAACCCTTTCGATGGATTGGAGAACCCCAG TCACTGTTGATCAATGGGAGGGGGCAGTACAACTGCTCGCTGGCCGCACATCTGATGGAGGGATCGAGCACATGCAAGTTAACAAGCAAAGATTGTGCACCGGTTGTGCTCCCTGTGCTTCCGGGCAAGACATATAGGCTGAGAGTTACAAGCACCACCTCGCTTTCATCTCTCAATCTGGCCATTGGC AATCACAAGATGATGGTGGTGGAAGCAGATGGCAACTATGTTGAACCATTCACTGTCGATGATATGGACATATATTCAGGTGAAAGCTACTCAGTACTCATCAACACAGACCAGAATTCATCATCAAACTATTGGCTTTCCGTTGGTGTCAGGGGAAGGAAACCCAATACCCAACCTGCTTTAGCTATCATAAATTACCAACCTAATTCCCCATCTAAGTTACCTGAATCTAGTCCTCCAGTTACGCCCGAATGGAATGACTATAACCACAGCAAGTCGTTCTCTCGCAAAACCCTAGCCCGACAAGGCACACCAAAGCCCCCATCATATGCTGAACGGCAGATCGCCTTGCTCAACACACAAAACAAAATCAATGGTTATATCAAGTGGTCTATCAACAACATCTCATTAGCTCTTCCTCCCACTCCTtattgttggggatggaggagcaaggaaaaacagaatactacgatacgagtaaaaagaatcctttcgactcaagaaaattga